CCATCATGCAATAGGCGGCGCGCTCGCGCCCGCCCGTTGGCGTGGTGCGGAATGGCCCGAAGCCCTCGCGCAGCAGCACGGCGGCCAGCGTCTCGCCCTCGGGCGCGCTCACGGCGCGGCCGGACAGGACGATGCCGACTAGAGGCCGGTCAGGCGGCGCGAGTTGCTTGAACATGGAAGCGGGCCGGGGAGAAGGGCAGGGCGATATCGTCGGGCAAGGCGCCGGTGCGGATGGC
This genomic interval from Bosea sp. 29B contains the following:
- a CDS encoding (2Fe-2S)-binding protein, whose amino-acid sequence is MFKQLAPPDRPLVGIVLSGRAVSAPEGETLAAVLLREGFGPFRTTPTGGRERAAYCMMGVCFDCLVTIDGRPNRQACQERVRAGISVEPQQGAALLPATGSKA